One stretch of Gopherus flavomarginatus isolate rGopFla2 chromosome 2, rGopFla2.mat.asm, whole genome shotgun sequence DNA includes these proteins:
- the LOC127043841 gene encoding C-C chemokine receptor type 8-like, translating into MMNNSTEWNRLSTLDDDDYYYPEFGSVCSTENIKIFGSVFFLVLYCVVFVFGLVGNSLVICVLVVCKKLTSMTDVYLLNLAISDLLFVFSLPFLAHYASDQWTFGNAMCKTICGVYYIGFYSSIFFITLMSIDRYLAIVHAVYALKVRTTMLSIVISLAIWSVAILASIPNIFFIQELNEDGSVKCAPYYQDNRTTWKLLTNSKVNVLGLLIPLGILIFCYSHIYKNLQRCVNRNKYKAMKLVFVVVVVFFLFWAPFNIALFMDSLRSLHIIDDCETSKNLDLALQVTEIISFIHCCLNPVIYAFVGEKFKKYLHEIFRKHARFLLICKDHSVFQNHYSISSMRTQSSHSSVIDPVI; encoded by the coding sequence ATGATGAATAATTCAACTGAGTGGAATCGTCTCTCTActcttgatgatgatgattattattatcCTGAGTTTGGCTCCGTCTGCAGCACAGAGAATATCAAGATCTTTGGATCAGTATTTTTTCTAGTCCTTTACTGTGTGGTGTTCGTATTCGGCTTGGTGGGAAACAGCTTGGTCATTTGCGTTCTGGTAGTTTGCAAGAAACTGACCAGCATGACTGATGTGTATTTGCTGAACCTCGCCATCTCTGACCTGCTTTTtgttttctccctccccttcctggctcaTTATGCTTCAGATCAATGGACTTTTGGAAATGCAATGTGTAAAACAATATGTGGAGTTTACTACATTGGCTTCTACAGCAGCATATTCTTCATAACCCTCATGAGCATAGACAGGTACTTAGCCATCGTCCATGCTGTGTACGCTCTGAAAGTTCGAACAACCATGCTCAGCATTGTTATAAGCCTCGCCATTTGGTCAGTGGCCATTTTAGCTTCAATACCAAATATCTTTTTTATCCAAGAACTTAATGAAGATGGCAGTGTGAAGTGTGCTCCTTATTACCAAGATAATAGGACTACTTGGAAACTTTTAACCAATTCTAAAGTCAATGTTTTGGGCCTCTTGATCCCGCTTGGCATTCTCATTTTCTGCTACTCCCACATCTATAAAAATCTGCAGAGATGCGTGAACCGAAACAAGTATAAAGCGATGAagctggtttttgttgttgtagttGTGTTTTTCCTCTTCTGGGCACCCTTCAACATTGCGCTTTTTATGGACTCTTTGCGAAGCCTGCACATCATAGATGACTGTGAGACGAGCAAAAACCTAGACCTGGCCCTTCAAGTGACTGAAATCATCTCCTTCATCCACTGCTGCCTGAACCCAGTGATCTAcgcttttgtgggtgaaaagTTTAAGAAATACCTTCATGAAATATTCAGAAAACATGCAAGATTCTTATTGATTTGCAAAGACCACAGTGTCTTTCAGAATCACTATAGCATCTCTTCTATGCGCACCCAGTCCTCGCATTCTTCTGTTATTGACCCTGTCATATAA